A window of the Citrus sinensis cultivar Valencia sweet orange chromosome 9, DVS_A1.0, whole genome shotgun sequence genome harbors these coding sequences:
- the LOC102623212 gene encoding DNA-directed RNA polymerases II, IV and V subunit 6A yields the protein MADEDYNDLDMGYEDEPPEPEIEEGAEEDAENINNDDINGEPIETEEKEEQEQKEAARKTSKYMTKYERARILGTRALQISMNAPVMVELEGETDPLEIAMKELRERKIPFTIRRYLPDGSYEDWGVDELIVEDSWKRQVGGD from the exons ATGGCCGACGAAGACTACAATGATTTGGACATGGG ATACGAGGATGAGCCGCCAGAGCCTGAAATTGAA GAAGGCGCAGAGGAGGATGCAGAAAACATCAACAATGATGACATCAATGGAGAGCCTATTGAGACCGAGGAAAAGGAGGAGCAGGAGCAGAAAGAAGCAGCTCGGAAAACTTCCAAGTACATGACTAAATACGAGCGTGCCAGAATATTGGGTACCCGAGCTCTGCAAATCAG TATGAATGCTCCTGTGATGGTTGAGTTGGAGGGGGAGACCGACCCACTTGAG ATTGCTATGAAGGAGCTACGCGAGCGGAAAATTCCCTTCACAATCCGTCGCTACCTCCCTGATGGAAG TTATGAAGATTGGGGAGTCGATGAATTGATTGTTGAAGATTCGTGGAAGAGACAAGTGGGTGGTGATTAA
- the LOC102608768 gene encoding putative non-specific lipid-transfer protein 14 isoform X2: protein MQSHKTLIAISISVLLTWLGLFNWALAEVDCTTVTTLVSSCSSFIEHGFPDPMPSSPCCEGVNSLNVIADTTENKQSVCSCLMDLISTYNTNATAIATLPGFCGVALGFVIDPNTDCSYIP, encoded by the exons atgcaGTCCCACAAAACCCTAAtagcaatttcaatttcagtcTTGCTAACATGGTTGGGCTTGTTCAATTGGGCATTGGCGGAGGTAGACTGCACCACAGTGACAACACTAGTCTCTTCATGCTCGAGCTTCATCGAGCATGGCTTCCCCGACCCAATGCCCAGCTCACCATGCTGTGAGGGCGTGAACAGCCTTAATGTAATTGCAGATACTACAGAGAACAAGCAGTCCGTTTGTAGTTGCTTGATGGACCTCATTTCCACTTACAATACCAATGCCACTGCTATTGCTACTCTTCCTGGCTTCTGTGGTGTTGCTTTGGGCTTCGTCATTGATCCTAACACCGATTGCAGCTA CATTCCATGA
- the LOC102624089 gene encoding RHOMBOID-like protein 2: MSGQDIERGQRANKNRTGSSSNNNNGAHLPSPTYLIEDTETQWTSWLVPMFVVANVAVFIVVMYINDCPKHDQAFKGKCVARFLGRFSFEPLRKNPLFGPSSHTLEKLGGLEWTKVVQKHQGWRLITCIWLHAGIIHLLVNMLCLVFIGIRLEQQFGFVRIGVIYLLSGFGGSVLSCLFIRNSISVGASGALFGLLGAMLSELLTNWSLYTNKAAALITLLVIIAINLAIGILPHVDNFAHIGGFLTGFFLGFVLLPRPRYGWLDGRNLPGSAAIKSKYKTHQYVLWLVSLVLLIAGLTVALVMLFRGENGNDRCRWCHYMSCVPTSSWNCEGNV, encoded by the exons ATGTCCGGGCAAGACATCGAGAGAGGGCAAAGAGCGAACAAGAACAGAACaggcagcagcagcaacaacaacaacggTGCCCACCTTCCATCACCAACGTATCTGATCGAAGACACAGAGACCCAATGGACTTCTTGGCTCGTTCCCATGTTTGTTGTTGCTAATGTTGCCGTCTTCATTGTTGTCATGTACATCAACGATTGTCCAAAGCATGATCAAGCGTTTAAAGGCAAGTGCGTGGCAAGGTTCTTGGGGCGGTTCTCGTTTGAGCCTTTGAGAAAGAATCCTCTTTTTGGTCCCTCTTCTCACAC ATTGGAGAAATTGGGTGGTCTTGAATGGACCAAAGTGGTGCAAAAACATCAAGGATGGAGGCTTATCACTTGTATCTGGTTGCACGCCGGTATTATTCATCTCCTCGTAAACATGCTATGCCTGGTTTTCATTGGTATTCGCCTTGAACAGCAATTTGGGTTCG TGCGGATTGGAGTTATTTACCTGTTATCTGGATTCGGTGGGAGTGTTCTTTCCTGCCTATTTATTCGAAACAGCATCTCTGTTGGTGCCTCCGGTGCACTTTTTGGGCTTCTGGGAGCAATGCTTTCAGAACTACTTACTAACTGGAGTCTTTATACCAACAAG GCTGCAGCCTTGATTACTCTTTTGGTCATCATTGCAATTAATCTCGCTATAGGAATTCTGCCGCATGTTGATAATTTCGCTCACATTGGTGGATTTCTCACTGGGTTCTTCCTTGGTTTTGTCTTGTTGCCCCGTCCTCGGTACGGATGGCTTGATGGCAGGAACCTTCCTGGAAGTGCCGCCATAAAATCCAAGTATAAGACACATCAATACGTGTTATGGCTGGTCTCTCTGGTTCTACTAATTGCAGG ATTAACAGTTGCACTGGTGATGCTCTTCCGGGGAGAGAATGGTAATGATCGTTGCAGATGGTGTCACTACATGAGCTGCGTTCCCACCTCCAGTTGGAATTGCGAAGGAAATGTGTAG
- the LOC102623793 gene encoding protein IQ-DOMAIN 23: MGFFRRLFGAKKAGTHSSSKEKRRWSFTSRSSSKQTTPSQSQSQPQSLPQATKPDASYEANLDANKHAIAVAAATAAVAEAALAAAHAAAEVVRLTSTGGRGAGVAAPPGAHVRWQHELAAVRIQCAFRGYLARRALKALKALVKLQALVRGHIVRKQTADMLKRMQTLVKVQARVRASRTPTSESLLSSSKSSLSRSTRCGSSSNFGDITDLDKGRLGSNWLDRWMEESVWNGHRVSQLKSGPPADDEKSDKILEVDTWKPHLNPRQHNRVIRSSPHGSALDYNNHSYMTIDSPSKLSVKNMNPIPSVSPGEVLSLSSLKVPVGKSDAALRTADNSPQVSSASYRPGSSARRGPFTPTRSEYSWGYFSGCIGHPNYMANTESSRAKVRSLSAPRQRLELERYGSTKRSAHGFWDGSINSERDFAQHADFRNRASPTSDRLSKFGSINLR; this comes from the exons ATGGGCTTTTTTCGGCGACTTTTTGGCGCCAAAAAGGCCGGGACCCACTCATCGTCGAAGGAGAAGAGAAGGTGGAGCTTCACCTCTAGATCCTCCTCCAAACAAACGACGCCGTCTCAGTCTCAGTCCCAGCCTCAGTCTCTGCCTCAGGCCACCAAGCCCGACGCCTCGTACGAAGCAAATTTGGATGCCAACAAGCACGCCATAGCCGTCGCCGCCGCCACTGCCGCCGTAGCCGAGGCGGCGCTCGCTGCTGCTCATGCCGCCGCCGAGGTTGTTAGATTGACGAGTACCGGTGGCCGTGGTGCTGGTGTTGCTGCTCCCCCCGGCGCTCACGTTAGGTGGCAACACGAACTTGCGGCGGTCAGAATACAGTGCGCATTTCGAGGCTATCTG GCAAGGAGGGCACTGAAGGCACTGAAAGCATTGGTGAAGCTTCAGGCACTGGTGAGAGGTCACATTGTGAGGAAGCAAACAGCAGATATGCTAAAGCGCATGCAAACATTAGTCAAAGTGCAGGCACGGGTCCGTGCTAGTCGCACTCCCACGTCAGAATCTTTGCTTTCTAGCAGCAAATCATCTCTTTCTCGCAGTACG AGATGTGGTTCCAGTTCGAACTTTGGAGATATCACTGACCTAGACAAAGGACGGTTGGGTTCAAATTGGTTAGATCGTTGGATGGAAGAAAGTGTATGGAACGGCCATAGAGTAAGTCAACTTAAAAGTGGACCTCCTGCAGATGATGAGAAGAGTGACAAGATCTTGGAAGTAGATACATGGAAGCCTCACTTGAACCCCCGACAACATAATAGAGTCATTCGATCCTCACCGCATGGTTCTGCTTTGGATTATAACAATCACAGCTACATGACAATCGACTCTCCATCAAAATTATCAGTAAAAAATATGAATCCAATCCCAAGTGTATCTCCAGGGGAGGTTTTATCATTGAGCTCACTGAAAGTTCCGGTGGGAAAAAGTGATGCAGCTTTGAGGACTGCTGATAACAGCCCGCAAGTATCATCTGCATCATATAGACCTGGAAGTAGTGCAAGAAGAGGCCCTTTCACGCCCACAAGAAGTGAGTATTCATGGGGCTACTTTAGTGGATGCATAGGCCACCCAAATTATATGGCTAACACGGAATCATCACGAGCGAAGGTCAGATCACTGAGCGCCCCAAGGCAAAGACTTGAGCTCGAGAGATATGGTTCAACCAAGAGGTCAGCTCACGGGTTTTGGGATGGTAGCATTAATTCCGAAAGAGATTTTGCTCAACATGCTGACTTCAGGAACAGAGCTTCTCCAACATCTGACCGGTTGAGTAAATTCGGGAGCATAAATTTAAGGTGA
- the LOC102623502 gene encoding probable methyltransferase PMT15 has product MAGPKPSKPSIIRTNVYSLTLILFLCIFSYLFGLWQHGGPTPLLPATTSTTTVVDIACSTATATATAPKTIDFTAHHVAATSSEAVMKTYPLCNISYSEYTPCQDGKRSLKFSRRRLIYRERHCPAKSELLKCRVPAPYGYRNPFAWPTSRDLVWYANVPHKELTVEKAVQNWIRYEGDRFRFPGGGTMFPNGADAYIDDIGKLINLNDGSIRTAIDTGCGVASWGAYLLSRNIITMSFAPRDTHEAQVQFALERGVPALIGVLAAERLPYPSRAFDMAHCSRCLIPWNQFGGIYLIEVDRVLRPGGYWILSGPPINWKKHARGWQRTKEDLNKEQTAIENVAKSLCWEKIKEKGDIAIWRKPINHLNCKTNQKLSQNPPFCPVQDPDKAWYTQMGTCLTRLPEVSSDRETAGGELAKWPQRLNAVPPRISKGTVKGITPEIFQQNSELWKKRLSYYKTMNNQLGQSGRYRNILDMNAHLGGFAAALIDFPVWVMNVVPAEAKINTLGVIYERGLVGTYTNWCEAMSTYPRTYDLIHADSVFSLYKDRCETEDILLEMDRILRPEGGVIFRDDVDELVKVKRIIDALKWQSQIVDHEDGPLEREKLLFAVKLYWTAPAEETASESS; this is encoded by the exons ATGGCTGGCCCTAAACCTTCAAAACCCTCTATCATAAGAACAAACGTATACTCATTAACCCTAATTCTCTTTCTCTGTATTTTCTCCTACCTATTCGGTCTCTGGCAGCACGGGGGCCCCACGCCCCTCCTCCCCGCCACCACCAGCACCACCACCGTCGTCGATATCGCCTGCTcaacagcaacagcaacagcaACCGCCCCGAAAACCATAGATTTCACAGCCCATCACGTGGCGGCCACGTCATCGGAGGCTGTGATGAAAACTTACCCTCTGTGCAACATCTCATACAGTGAGTACACTCCGTGCCAGGACGGAAAACGATCCTTGAAATTTAGCAGGCGCAGGCTGATATACAGAGAGAGGCATTGTCCGGCGAAGAGCGAGCTGCTGAAGTGCCGCGTGCCGGCGCCCTACGGCTACAGGAACCCGTTTGCGTGGCCGACGAGCAGGGATCTGGTGTGGTATGCTAATGTGCCGCACAAGGAGTTGACGGTGGAGAAGGCGGTGCAGAATTGGATCAGATACGAAGGTGATCGGTTTAGATTCCCTGGGGGAGGCACCATGTTCCCTAATGGTGCTGACGCTTATATCGATGATATTGGCAAGTTGATCAATCTCAATGATGGCTCTATACGTACCGCCATTGATACTGGTTGTGGG GTGGCAAGTTGGGGGGCGTATCTTCTGTCACGCAACATCATAACAATGTCATTTGCACCAAGGGACACGCATGAAGCTCAAGTTCAATTCGCTTTAGAGCGTGGGGTGCCTGCTTTAATTGGAGTCCTCGCCGCTGAGAGGCTTCCTTATCCGTCCAGAGCTTTTGATATGGCCCATTGCTCTCGCTGCCTTATTCCTTGGAACCAATTCG gtggGATTTATTTGATAGAAGTTGATCGAGTGCTACGACCTGGAGGGTACTGGATTTTATCTGGCCCTCCGATTAATTGGAAGAAGCATGCGAGAGGCTggcaaagaacaaaagagGATTTGAATAAGGAACAAACTGCTATTGAAAATGTAGCTAAGAGCCTTTGCtgggaaaaaataaaggagaaaggCGATATTGCTATCTGGCGAAAGCCTATTAATCATTTGAACtgtaaaacaaatcaaaaactCTCTCAGAATCCACCTTTCTGCCCGGTTCAGGATCCAGATAAAGCCTG GTACACACAAATGGGTACTTGTTTGACTCGTTTACCTGAAGTTTCAAGTGATCGGGAGACTGCTGGGGGTGAATTGGCAAAATGGCCCCAGAGACTCAATGCAGTCCCACCAAGGATTAGTAAAGGAACTGTGAAAGGGATCACTCCTGAGATCTTTCAGCAAAATTCTGAGCTATGGAAGAAGAGATTGTCGTATTATAAAACAATGAACAATCAATTAGGCCAATCCGGACGGTACCGTAACATACTAGACATGAATGCTCACTTGGGAGGTTTCGCTGCTGCTCTTATTGATTTCCCGGTTTGGGTCATGAATGTTGTTCCTGCTGAGGCTAAAATCAACACTCTTGGAGTCATATACGAAAGAGGCCTAGTCGGAACATATACCAATTG GTGTGAGGCAATGTCAACTTATCCTAGAACTTATGACCTTATTCATGCTGATTCTGTGTTTAGTCTCTACAAAGAccg ATGTGAAACGGAAGATATTTTGCTAGAAATGGATCGGATTCTAAGACCCGAAGGGGGTGTAATCTTCAGAGACGACGTTGATGAGTTGGTGAAGGTGAAGAGGATCATTGATGCATTGAAATGGCAAAGCCAAATTGTTGATCATGAAGATGGACCTCTGGAGAGGGAAAAGCTTCTGTTTGctgttaaattatattggaCTGCGCCCGCTGAAGAAACTGCCTCTGAATCTTCATAA
- the LOC102608768 gene encoding putative non-specific lipid-transfer protein 14 isoform X1, with protein MQSHKTLIAISISVLLTWLGLFNWALAEVDCTTVTTLVSSCSSFIEHGFPDPMPSSPCCEGVNSLNVIADTTENKQSVCSCLMDLISTYNTNATAIATLPGFCGVALGFVIDPNTDCTFHEVGRNQRHEVGIGKIRMFTWEIK; from the exons atgcaGTCCCACAAAACCCTAAtagcaatttcaatttcagtcTTGCTAACATGGTTGGGCTTGTTCAATTGGGCATTGGCGGAGGTAGACTGCACCACAGTGACAACACTAGTCTCTTCATGCTCGAGCTTCATCGAGCATGGCTTCCCCGACCCAATGCCCAGCTCACCATGCTGTGAGGGCGTGAACAGCCTTAATGTAATTGCAGATACTACAGAGAACAAGCAGTCCGTTTGTAGTTGCTTGATGGACCTCATTTCCACTTACAATACCAATGCCACTGCTATTGCTACTCTTCCTGGCTTCTGTGGTGTTGCTTTGGGCTTCGTCATTGATCCTAACACCGATTGCA CATTCCATGAAGTGGGCCGGAATCAAAGACATGAAGTTGGTATAGGGAAGATACGCATGTTCACATGGGAGATCAAATAA
- the LOC102608478 gene encoding stamen-specific protein FIL1-like gives MAAIKSMVSLSTKAALLLLLIAVAVQTQMTHAQSCTSELTNLNSCAPYVVPGVATTTPSSDCCAALQSVDRDCFCNTVRIAARLPSQCNLPPLSCTP, from the coding sequence ATGGCGGCAATCAAGTCAATGGTTTCCCTCAGCACCAAAGCTGCATTGCTTCTTCTGCTTATAGCGGTAGCAGTGCAAACCCAGATGACTCATGCACAGAGCTGCACGTCTGAGCTCACCAACCTCAACTCCTGTGCCCCGTATGTGGTCCCTGGCGTCGCGACCACAACTCCTTCCTCTGACTGCTGCGCCGCCCTCCAGTCTGTGGATCGCGACTGCTTCTGCAACACCGTGAGGATCGCGGCTCGCCTTCCTAGCCAATGCAATCTCCCACCTCTCAGTTGCACTCCTTGA